A window of Malaclemys terrapin pileata isolate rMalTer1 chromosome 14, rMalTer1.hap1, whole genome shotgun sequence contains these coding sequences:
- the IRX6 gene encoding iroquois-class homeodomain protein IRX-6 isoform X4 translates to MSFSQFGYPYSTTSQFFVSASPSTTCCETASRAVSDVSSGSAQAATICCPSYENRLLASTRTELNAALGMYSSPYSAAAASQGYANYLPYGTDPSTLYTTLNPQYEIKDGTSSLHSGFAQPAAFYPYDHSLGQYQYDRYGTVDFSGSARRKNATRETTSTLKTWLYEHRKNPYPTKGEKIMLAIITKMTLTQVSTWFANARRRLKKENKMTWSPKNKAGEERKDENKREEEEYGTENEGKAGQKSFKEEKELRLSDLDDLDEEEEDKLENDRKSAHLAASSASSSLAESEKRDCSVTPPSNFHPLPCNKAMPVAGGDFLETVGQKAASGAGTVSQGQQYEPTDKPRIWSLAHTAGANVIVGPTHSEPRTASPGCLLGRGRRSVSGHCPEARPLASLRAPPIADSAFEELPQATKIFRNSTFNLQSIQLSCASYPVLGETCQYSSGAEG, encoded by the exons ATGTCCTTCTCTCAGTTTGGATATCCCTACAGCACCACTTCGCAG TTTTTTGTGTCTGCCAGCCCCAGTACGACTTGTTGTGAAACTGCCTCCAGAGCCGTGTCGGATGTTTCCTCGGGATCTGCCCAAGCGGCTACTATCTGCTGTCCCTCTTACGAAAACAGGCTGCTGGCCAGCACCCGGACGGAACTCAATGCAGCTCTGGGGATGTACAGCTCTCCCTATTCAGCAGCCGCAGCCAGCCAGGGTTATGCCAACTACCTTCCTTACGGCACAGACCCATCAACTCTCTACACCACACTG AACCCTCAGTATGAAATTAAGGATGGCACCAGCAGTTTGCACTCGGGATTCGCACAGCCTGCTGCTTTCTACCCCTACGATCATTCCTTAGGGCAGTACCAGTACGACAG GTATGGGACAGTGGATTTCAGTGGCTCAGCCAGGCGCAAAAATGCAACTCGCGAGACAACCAGCACCCTTAAGACCtggctgtacgaacacagaaaaAACCCTTATCCCACCAAAGGGGAGAAAATCATGCTGGCCATCATCACCAAAATGACTCTGACTCAAGTGTCCACTTGGTTTGCTAACGCCAGACGGAGGCtcaagaaggaaaacaaaatgacCTGGTCTCCCAAGAACAAagcaggagaagagagaaaagatgaaaacaagagggaggaagaggaatatGGCACCGAAAATGAAGGCAAag caggTCAAAAAAGCTTCAAGGAAGAAAAGGAATTGAGACTGAGCGACCTGGACGATTTAGACGAGGAGGAAGAAGACAAGCTAGAGAACGACCGAAAGAGTGCACACCTGGCGGCTTCCAGTGCCAGCTCTTCTTTGGCGGAGTCTGAGAAAAGGGACTGCAGCGTGACCCCACCCAGCAattttcaccctctcccctgtaACAAAGCCATGCCGGTGGCAGGAGGAGACTTTTTAGAGACCGTGGGGCAAAAGGCAGCCAGTGGGGCGGGCACCGTTAGTCAAGGGCAGCAATACGAACCCACAGACAAGCCCAGAATCTGGTCGTTAGCTCACACCGCAGGGGCCAATGTTATAGTTGGCCCCACACACTCCGAACCAAGGACAGCGAGCCCTGGCTGTTTGCTCGGCCGGGGAAGGCGCTCTGTGTCTGGACACTGCCCCGAGGCCAGACCCCTGGCCAGTCTCAGAGCTCCGCCCATTGCGGACAGCGCGTTCGAAGAACTGCCCCAGGCCACCAAGATTTTTAGAAACTCCACCTTCAACCTGCAGTCTATCCAACTAAGCTGTGCTTCCTATCCCGTCCTGGGGGAGACGTGCCAGTATTCTTCAGGAGCTGAAG GTTAG
- the IRX6 gene encoding iroquois-class homeodomain protein IRX-6 isoform X2 has protein sequence MSFSQFGYPYSTTSQFFVSASPSTTCCETASRAVSDVSSGSAQAATICCPSYENRLLASTRTELNAALGMYSSPYSAAAASQGYANYLPYGTDPSTLYTTLNPQYEIKDGTSSLHSGFAQPAAFYPYDHSLGQYQYDRYGTVDFSGSARRKNATRETTSTLKTWLYEHRKNPYPTKGEKIMLAIITKMTLTQVSTWFANARRRLKKENKMTWSPKNKAGEERKDENKREEEEYGTENEGKAGQKSFKEEKELRLSDLDDLDEEEEDKLENDRKSAHLAASSASSSLAESEKRDCSVTPPSNFHPLPCNKAMPVAGGDFLETVGQKAASGAGTVSQGQQYEPTDKPRIWSLAHTAGANVIVGPTHSEPRTASPGCLLGRGRRSVSGHCPEARPLASLRAPPIADSAFEELPQATKIFRNSTFNLQSIQLSCASYPVLGETCQYSSGAEGKFLPGPTTILQVSPAPL, from the exons ATGTCCTTCTCTCAGTTTGGATATCCCTACAGCACCACTTCGCAG TTTTTTGTGTCTGCCAGCCCCAGTACGACTTGTTGTGAAACTGCCTCCAGAGCCGTGTCGGATGTTTCCTCGGGATCTGCCCAAGCGGCTACTATCTGCTGTCCCTCTTACGAAAACAGGCTGCTGGCCAGCACCCGGACGGAACTCAATGCAGCTCTGGGGATGTACAGCTCTCCCTATTCAGCAGCCGCAGCCAGCCAGGGTTATGCCAACTACCTTCCTTACGGCACAGACCCATCAACTCTCTACACCACACTG AACCCTCAGTATGAAATTAAGGATGGCACCAGCAGTTTGCACTCGGGATTCGCACAGCCTGCTGCTTTCTACCCCTACGATCATTCCTTAGGGCAGTACCAGTACGACAG GTATGGGACAGTGGATTTCAGTGGCTCAGCCAGGCGCAAAAATGCAACTCGCGAGACAACCAGCACCCTTAAGACCtggctgtacgaacacagaaaaAACCCTTATCCCACCAAAGGGGAGAAAATCATGCTGGCCATCATCACCAAAATGACTCTGACTCAAGTGTCCACTTGGTTTGCTAACGCCAGACGGAGGCtcaagaaggaaaacaaaatgacCTGGTCTCCCAAGAACAAagcaggagaagagagaaaagatgaaaacaagagggaggaagaggaatatGGCACCGAAAATGAAGGCAAag caggTCAAAAAAGCTTCAAGGAAGAAAAGGAATTGAGACTGAGCGACCTGGACGATTTAGACGAGGAGGAAGAAGACAAGCTAGAGAACGACCGAAAGAGTGCACACCTGGCGGCTTCCAGTGCCAGCTCTTCTTTGGCGGAGTCTGAGAAAAGGGACTGCAGCGTGACCCCACCCAGCAattttcaccctctcccctgtaACAAAGCCATGCCGGTGGCAGGAGGAGACTTTTTAGAGACCGTGGGGCAAAAGGCAGCCAGTGGGGCGGGCACCGTTAGTCAAGGGCAGCAATACGAACCCACAGACAAGCCCAGAATCTGGTCGTTAGCTCACACCGCAGGGGCCAATGTTATAGTTGGCCCCACACACTCCGAACCAAGGACAGCGAGCCCTGGCTGTTTGCTCGGCCGGGGAAGGCGCTCTGTGTCTGGACACTGCCCCGAGGCCAGACCCCTGGCCAGTCTCAGAGCTCCGCCCATTGCGGACAGCGCGTTCGAAGAACTGCCCCAGGCCACCAAGATTTTTAGAAACTCCACCTTCAACCTGCAGTCTATCCAACTAAGCTGTGCTTCCTATCCCGTCCTGGGGGAGACGTGCCAGTATTCTTCAGGAGCTGAAG GGAAATTTCTCCCAGGACCAACAACTATTCTA CAGGTTAGTCCAGCACCTTTGTGA
- the IRX6 gene encoding iroquois-class homeodomain protein IRX-6 isoform X3 translates to MSFSQFGYPYSTTSQFFVSASPSTTCCETASRAVSDVSSGSAQAATICCPSYENRLLASTRTELNAALGMYSSPYSAAAASQGYANYLPYGTDPSTLYTTLNPQYEIKDGTSSLHSGFAQPAAFYPYDHSLGQYQYDRYGTVDFSGSARRKNATRETTSTLKTWLYEHRKNPYPTKGEKIMLAIITKMTLTQVSTWFANARRRLKKENKMTWSPKNKAGEERKDENKREEEEYGTENEGKAGQKSFKEEKELRLSDLDDLDEEEEDKLENDRKSAHLAASSASSSLAESEKRDCSVTPPSNFHPLPCNKAMPVAGGDFLETVGQKAASGAGTVSQGQQYEPTDKPRIWSLAHTAGANVIVGPTHSEPRTASPGCLLGRGRRSVSGHCPEARPLASLRAPPIADSAFEELPQATKIFRNSTFNLQSIQLSCASYPVLGETCQYSSGAEGKFLPGPTTILVSPAPL, encoded by the exons ATGTCCTTCTCTCAGTTTGGATATCCCTACAGCACCACTTCGCAG TTTTTTGTGTCTGCCAGCCCCAGTACGACTTGTTGTGAAACTGCCTCCAGAGCCGTGTCGGATGTTTCCTCGGGATCTGCCCAAGCGGCTACTATCTGCTGTCCCTCTTACGAAAACAGGCTGCTGGCCAGCACCCGGACGGAACTCAATGCAGCTCTGGGGATGTACAGCTCTCCCTATTCAGCAGCCGCAGCCAGCCAGGGTTATGCCAACTACCTTCCTTACGGCACAGACCCATCAACTCTCTACACCACACTG AACCCTCAGTATGAAATTAAGGATGGCACCAGCAGTTTGCACTCGGGATTCGCACAGCCTGCTGCTTTCTACCCCTACGATCATTCCTTAGGGCAGTACCAGTACGACAG GTATGGGACAGTGGATTTCAGTGGCTCAGCCAGGCGCAAAAATGCAACTCGCGAGACAACCAGCACCCTTAAGACCtggctgtacgaacacagaaaaAACCCTTATCCCACCAAAGGGGAGAAAATCATGCTGGCCATCATCACCAAAATGACTCTGACTCAAGTGTCCACTTGGTTTGCTAACGCCAGACGGAGGCtcaagaaggaaaacaaaatgacCTGGTCTCCCAAGAACAAagcaggagaagagagaaaagatgaaaacaagagggaggaagaggaatatGGCACCGAAAATGAAGGCAAag caggTCAAAAAAGCTTCAAGGAAGAAAAGGAATTGAGACTGAGCGACCTGGACGATTTAGACGAGGAGGAAGAAGACAAGCTAGAGAACGACCGAAAGAGTGCACACCTGGCGGCTTCCAGTGCCAGCTCTTCTTTGGCGGAGTCTGAGAAAAGGGACTGCAGCGTGACCCCACCCAGCAattttcaccctctcccctgtaACAAAGCCATGCCGGTGGCAGGAGGAGACTTTTTAGAGACCGTGGGGCAAAAGGCAGCCAGTGGGGCGGGCACCGTTAGTCAAGGGCAGCAATACGAACCCACAGACAAGCCCAGAATCTGGTCGTTAGCTCACACCGCAGGGGCCAATGTTATAGTTGGCCCCACACACTCCGAACCAAGGACAGCGAGCCCTGGCTGTTTGCTCGGCCGGGGAAGGCGCTCTGTGTCTGGACACTGCCCCGAGGCCAGACCCCTGGCCAGTCTCAGAGCTCCGCCCATTGCGGACAGCGCGTTCGAAGAACTGCCCCAGGCCACCAAGATTTTTAGAAACTCCACCTTCAACCTGCAGTCTATCCAACTAAGCTGTGCTTCCTATCCCGTCCTGGGGGAGACGTGCCAGTATTCTTCAGGAGCTGAAG GGAAATTTCTCCCAGGACCAACAACTATTCTA GTTAGTCCAGCACCTTTGTGA
- the IRX6 gene encoding iroquois-class homeodomain protein IRX-6 isoform X1, with amino-acid sequence MSFSQFGYPYSTTSQFFVSASPSTTCCETASRAVSDVSSGSAQAATICCPSYENRLLASTRTELNAALGMYSSPYSAAAASQGYANYLPYGTDPSTLYTTLNPQYEIKDGTSSLHSGFAQPAAFYPYDHSLGQYQYDRYGTVDFSGSARRKNATRETTSTLKTWLYEHRKNPYPTKGEKIMLAIITKMTLTQVSTWFANARRRLKKENKMTWSPKNKAGEERKDENKREEEEYGTENEGKAGQKSFKEEKELRLSDLDDLDEEEEDKLENDRKSAHLAASSASSSLAESEKRDCSVTPPSNFHPLPCNKAMPVAGGDFLETVGQKAASGAGTVSQGQQYEPTDKPRIWSLAHTAGANVIVGPTHSEPRTASPGCLLGRGRRSVSGHCPEARPLASLRAPPIADSAFEELPQATKIFRNSTFNLQSIQLSCASYPVLGETCQYSSGAEGFGRNVKPSQGAIDLSEGCVVQHKDKLRTAFRPVLKR; translated from the exons ATGTCCTTCTCTCAGTTTGGATATCCCTACAGCACCACTTCGCAG TTTTTTGTGTCTGCCAGCCCCAGTACGACTTGTTGTGAAACTGCCTCCAGAGCCGTGTCGGATGTTTCCTCGGGATCTGCCCAAGCGGCTACTATCTGCTGTCCCTCTTACGAAAACAGGCTGCTGGCCAGCACCCGGACGGAACTCAATGCAGCTCTGGGGATGTACAGCTCTCCCTATTCAGCAGCCGCAGCCAGCCAGGGTTATGCCAACTACCTTCCTTACGGCACAGACCCATCAACTCTCTACACCACACTG AACCCTCAGTATGAAATTAAGGATGGCACCAGCAGTTTGCACTCGGGATTCGCACAGCCTGCTGCTTTCTACCCCTACGATCATTCCTTAGGGCAGTACCAGTACGACAG GTATGGGACAGTGGATTTCAGTGGCTCAGCCAGGCGCAAAAATGCAACTCGCGAGACAACCAGCACCCTTAAGACCtggctgtacgaacacagaaaaAACCCTTATCCCACCAAAGGGGAGAAAATCATGCTGGCCATCATCACCAAAATGACTCTGACTCAAGTGTCCACTTGGTTTGCTAACGCCAGACGGAGGCtcaagaaggaaaacaaaatgacCTGGTCTCCCAAGAACAAagcaggagaagagagaaaagatgaaaacaagagggaggaagaggaatatGGCACCGAAAATGAAGGCAAag caggTCAAAAAAGCTTCAAGGAAGAAAAGGAATTGAGACTGAGCGACCTGGACGATTTAGACGAGGAGGAAGAAGACAAGCTAGAGAACGACCGAAAGAGTGCACACCTGGCGGCTTCCAGTGCCAGCTCTTCTTTGGCGGAGTCTGAGAAAAGGGACTGCAGCGTGACCCCACCCAGCAattttcaccctctcccctgtaACAAAGCCATGCCGGTGGCAGGAGGAGACTTTTTAGAGACCGTGGGGCAAAAGGCAGCCAGTGGGGCGGGCACCGTTAGTCAAGGGCAGCAATACGAACCCACAGACAAGCCCAGAATCTGGTCGTTAGCTCACACCGCAGGGGCCAATGTTATAGTTGGCCCCACACACTCCGAACCAAGGACAGCGAGCCCTGGCTGTTTGCTCGGCCGGGGAAGGCGCTCTGTGTCTGGACACTGCCCCGAGGCCAGACCCCTGGCCAGTCTCAGAGCTCCGCCCATTGCGGACAGCGCGTTCGAAGAACTGCCCCAGGCCACCAAGATTTTTAGAAACTCCACCTTCAACCTGCAGTCTATCCAACTAAGCTGTGCTTCCTATCCCGTCCTGGGGGAGACGTGCCAGTATTCTTCAGGAGCTGAAG GGTTTGGGAGAAATGTGAAACCCAGCCAAGGAGCCATAGATCTCAGTGAAGGTTGTGTAGTGCAGCATAAAGATAAACTGAGAACAGCTTTTAGGCCAGTGCTGAAGAGGTGA